The genome window CCTCTTACATATCTGAGATTTCCCGACTGCACTCAGATGACAGCTCTCCAGGTCACTGGAAAACTTGAGGCTAACCTGGGGTGAGGAGGACTgatccctccctcctcccccaGAGCTCAGCTGTCCCACAATGTGCTGTTGCTTGTCACTGAGGAGAAGTGGAACAGTGTTGCCAGTGACagggctacccccccccccgcacACAAGGGGACCCTTACACACTATGGACAAGAAATAcgttattatattatattatattattgatatttatttagtAATTTAATCAATAGCTCTGATACTTAGAATAAATCCAAATGTCACAATAGGTAttaatttgtatattttttgcaTTATTTCTTACATGGGGCCAATCAGTCATAATTAAATTAGAGCCAGCCTATTTTTCACTGGTTTGGCCTATTTTAAGATGGAAAATAAAGTACAGTATTAGCAAACCACAGGTAAACAAACTGTTCTGTATCTTAAGTGTTCACTTCAAATActgagggacacacacacacacacacacacacacacacacacacatctagtTCTGCTGACAATGGGTTAAGATGACAGAGGGTTATGAGTGATTCTGACACACTGCAAACCCCCTCCTTGCTGTACCCCTGAGTCCAACACAGGCTTCTTTGTACTCACTCCACCATCAGTGACGATCCATCACAGACTAACCTGACAGCCGACCCAGCCCCGTGCCAAGCTAAGACTGTGCACTCTGCCTTAAACCCAAGCCCAAACCCCAGGAGGATACCACAAGCCACCAGACGGGCCTGCCAAACCTCTGCCTGGCACCTAATCCCAGGACTGAAATCTTCCTGTAGTTAATTCACTGACTTgtaagatttttttgttttgattgtgtCTAGCTGAAACTTTGTGTTTGTTACCTTCAAAAGGATATAAAACACAGGTAAAGAATAAACAGTAAGAAATAAGAGGCTCTGTTCCATTGTGTGTCATTAACCCTTTGAACCAGCACAACCCTGGAATGCTTAAATGGAAATCATTGGTTGCACCTGTGCTTTCTCTTACACGAAATATCAACATATCTGCCACAAACCAGGCCTATAAATATATTCTTTTAAACAAGCTGCTGTTTAGGCAACGCTGAtccacaataaaaataaatacatagaggcTTTAAGGGGCAGTTATAATGAGGAAATTGCAAGATCTTGAGTTCTCTCATCCGAAATCCAGTCTGTGTGAAATTGTCACTGATGTTTtggcttgtggccttcatcagggtcatACTCTTAAGTGTTCCTCGAGTCCCTGCGTTGTGAGTTTCTCATCCTCTCTATGCACCTTGGAAGtaggtgaagttgtgccagaatTTTTGCTGTTCTTTGATTTTATAAGCAGGAAAAGTATAAAACCTAGCTTTTCATGTCTTATCGTGACACTATAAAGTCCTTAgttcttctttattttctctattttaAATATTGAACTCATGGTTTCCAATGATATAGTAttgtttacttttgtttcaaAAAACGTGTATTTACTCTTTCATTGGTTGGAGAATACCATTGGCAGTGGTATTCACCAGACCTTGCAACCCTCTAAGTTTAATGAACTGTGGTTATTAGGAAACTGCTAGCAATTTGTCTCTTCCAAAACATCTCCTGAGAGGTAGTGTATTACTGTGATAAACTTATTGTAAAGAAATAGAGTACAGACTCATGTAACACTCCTCATGATTTGCCTGTCACTCCAGGCCACTTCTCTGCTGACAGAAGTGTGTGTTTTGGCTGTGCTGCAATGTTAGCGGAAGCTAGTCAGAATTAGCTGATGAGCTACGAGGTGAGACATGTCCTGGAAGGATTAACACCCAGTGGCTAGGCTAATGCTATGACTTGCTGGAAGAGGTCAGGACAACCAAGGCCATTCCCTCTGTGTGGCTGACTCATTACTGTCCCTTAAATTCTGGGGGTAATGTGAGCCAGTGTCAGCCTAGCAGCTCACTCTGCTGATGGTTCCTGCACAGACCTGCCTGGTTCTGAGGCTAGTATAACTCAGAAGGTCACTTGCATCACATAGTGCAATCATCTCAAGATGAAAGTCAGCGGATCTGAATGCAGTTACATAAACCACAGGAACAATGTCACCTAAGCTTTTTTTGGTATTGACCAAGTTGATCACATTATGAGTCTGACAGTGCTTCACAGCAGTCCAGAGTAAGCAACAGTCTCTTGCCTCATTGACTTCCCATCAAAAACCTGAAGTCAAACAATGTATTGTCTCTGTGTGCCACTGGCTCCCAGCAGAAGTGACAGCTGTTTCCAGAATGTCCCTTCTGCCTCCCCACTTAATGATGGAACTCTTCATGTTCGGAAGGGGACGCAAGTCTGGGATTAACTCACTAAGATGGACACCTTTGATCTGAGGCAGTCTCTCCCATTTCAACCTGATCATGTCCTGGCCTCTTAAGAAATACATGAGCACACAAACCCACAGAAAAACACGCACGCGTACAACTGGGCCTTAAAGCCCTAGAGAGCAGGGCCAAACAGAGATGTGATGTGTAGATGTGCAGCAACAGCTAAACGTCGTGTCAGGTTTCTGGGGGCTCGTGCTAAATTTAACCCTGTGATCCAGCAGAAGGCAGAGGGGTTTAAATGCCAGTCTACAGTTGCTCCACACCAGTTGCTCTCCACACGTCTTCCACTCATCACAAACTCAGGCCGGGAAGAAGATAGGTGCACACACGTACACTCCAACGCAAACTCCAGACACAGGACAGAAGAGCGCATACTGAAGACTAGTTCCTAGGAAAGCTGGGATCTTTGTTCCCTTGTATCCAGACCACAACTGTCCAGTATGGAGCTTTTTGAGACCAACCCTTATTTTTTCCCTGACCAGCGCTTCTATGAAGGAGGGGACAGCTACTTCCCCTCTCGCCTGCCCGGGGCGTATGACCAAGCTGGCTACCAGGACAGGAACTCCATGATGGGCTTGTGTGGGAACCTGTCTGGGGGTGTCGGAGTTGGAGTGACAGGTACCGAGGACAAAGCCTCTCCATCCAGCATGTCGCCTCACTCCGAGCCCCACTGCCCAGGTCAGTGTCTTCCCTGGGCCTGTAAGCTGTGTAAAAGGAAGACAGTGACCATGGACCGCCGGCGAGCAGCCACACTGAGGGAGAAGAGACGCCTAAAGAAGGTGAACGAGGCCTTCGATGCTTTGAAGAGGAGCACGCTGATGAACCCCAACCAGAGGCTGCCCAAGGTTGAGATCTTGCGGAGCGCCATCCAGTATATTGAAAGGCTCCAAGCCCTGGTGTCCTCCCTCAACCAGCAGGACACTGAGACAGGACAGCAGGGTTTGCTCTACCGGCCCAGTCCAACTCAACCCAGAGTAAGTAGGACAGAGACAGGACGAGGGAAGGGAGAAATTCAAAATAACAGAGAAATCAGCCAAGAGGGAAACAGAGTTGGGAACAGCACTAGTTGGAAAGTGGCAGAAGATATGGGAGAAAAATGAGCGGTACAGtaaagagaaagataaatacTACATTAAAAAATGACTGGGGTAAAATGTCAAATCAAAAATGTGTAAATTTGATTATCTGTTCATGTTCCTTTTGATTTATTCATTCTGGATAAGGTTTGAGGTTATTGTGAGTATGTATTCAGCCATACAATGAGcaaaaatgttgtgttttaaaaggtttttaaaaacatgatccAGTGTAGCTCATTAGTGTTTTTAAAGACACTGACAAGAACTCCTGTGACAGGCGTCATAGTAatggaaagtctttttcatcGTGTACATTTGCCTCTGAGTGGGGTCACGGGATGCATTAACTATATGTGCGTTCGTGGTAGTACACTGCACTttagtgtgtgttgtttttctgtgtggggTGGTATGGTGTGCTGTATCATAACAGAGTGACTGACAGcaacttgtgtgtgtgcatcgcCATGGCAACAGGTGTCGTCGTCAAGCGAGCCCAGTTCAGGCAGCACCTGCTGCAGCAGCCCGGAGTGGAGCAGTACTCCAGAGCAGTGCACGCAGAGCTACAGCAGCGAGGGTAAGCACAGTTCACTTAGTCCCATTAAACTAGGTAGACTAGGTAGCACCTTCACAGGTACTCAGTGTGTAACTGGGTCTTTTTGCAGATCTCCTGAGCGTTGCAGACTCTCCAGAGCAGGGGAACATGCGGGCCTTGACCTCCATTGTGGACAGCATCTCTGCAGTAGATGGACCTGTGGCCTTTCCTGTGGACATTCCCAAATAGACCCTTAGACCAGCCGGCCAGTAGGTGCACAGCGAGCAAACAAAAAGCAGTGACCTTTAATCCTAAATTATGTCTATTTTGTGCTTCTGCTGATTAAATTATTTTGTCTTATGCCAAATTAAGAAATGTTTCCATTTGACAAGTATTGCAGCTCTGTTGATCCACGGGCCAGCTAGCCAAACTGACTTTTCCTGTTCACATTGAGGCTTTGTTCCCTTTTTTCCCTGCCTTATGCAATGTTCCAGACCTGTTTGT of Maylandia zebra isolate NMK-2024a linkage group LG5, Mzebra_GT3a, whole genome shotgun sequence contains these proteins:
- the myog gene encoding myogenin; the encoded protein is MELFETNPYFFPDQRFYEGGDSYFPSRLPGAYDQAGYQDRNSMMGLCGNLSGGVGVGVTGTEDKASPSSMSPHSEPHCPGQCLPWACKLCKRKTVTMDRRRAATLREKRRLKKVNEAFDALKRSTLMNPNQRLPKVEILRSAIQYIERLQALVSSLNQQDTETGQQGLLYRPSPTQPRVSSSSEPSSGSTCCSSPEWSSTPEQCTQSYSSEDLLSVADSPEQGNMRALTSIVDSISAVDGPVAFPVDIPK